The following are encoded together in the Candidatus Tumulicola sp. genome:
- a CDS encoding type II CAAX endopeptidase family protein: MNDSNSTISPGWPTHWPKDSFSGFTAWATGIVIVAIVVLSAIGSAQQVSGPVDPQRLVFGLTLQALLETGLISCALLALPSIAKIPRRALGFTAPTLTVFVGAVLGAIAMIVVVDGSSAIVSILTHTDHQQQPVEVFAGLHQPAAIAAFVLFATVFAPAVEETIFRVFVFNFGMRYGGFWLGAAASGVLFACAHGDKYAAIPLGLGGVVLCAVYYNTRNAYASMISHALFNAFTLVALLMGAHAAAGHPRGPIAP, translated from the coding sequence GTGAACGACTCGAACTCGACGATTTCTCCCGGTTGGCCGACGCACTGGCCGAAGGATAGTTTTAGCGGGTTTACCGCGTGGGCGACGGGGATCGTCATCGTTGCGATCGTCGTACTCTCCGCAATTGGCTCGGCGCAGCAAGTTTCCGGTCCTGTCGACCCGCAACGACTCGTCTTCGGCCTTACGCTACAAGCGCTGCTCGAAACGGGTCTGATCTCGTGCGCGTTGTTGGCGCTCCCCAGCATCGCCAAAATACCGCGTAGAGCGCTCGGCTTCACGGCTCCGACGTTGACCGTGTTCGTCGGCGCCGTGCTCGGGGCGATCGCGATGATCGTAGTCGTCGACGGCTCTTCGGCAATCGTGTCGATCTTGACGCATACCGATCACCAGCAGCAACCGGTCGAAGTGTTCGCAGGCTTGCATCAGCCGGCGGCCATCGCCGCATTCGTCCTCTTCGCTACCGTTTTCGCCCCCGCGGTAGAAGAAACGATCTTCCGCGTCTTCGTCTTTAACTTTGGAATGCGCTACGGCGGTTTTTGGCTTGGTGCGGCAGCGAGCGGCGTGTTGTTTGCCTGCGCGCACGGCGACAAGTACGCGGCAATTCCATTAGGTCTCGGCGGTGTGGTTCTGTGCGCTGTCTACTACAACACGCGCAACGCGTACGCGTCGATGATTTCGCACGCGCTGTTCAATGCGTTCACGTTGGTTGCGCTGTTGATGGGAGCGCATGCTGCGGCGGGGCATCCGCGCGGTCCGATCGCACCGTAA
- a CDS encoding DUF2079 domain-containing protein, with the protein MRAVFWAVVAFIVVFVAYDLNKLYALRYGADLGIYLQTLVNWRHGSTFNYGEWRPHLQVHESWALIALVPLLALIPRAETLLAVQVVAVASAAIPLALLARQLGLSSRAATVVAVAYLLTPSAQGLAYDNFSENVFVPVLALGAALAVVRRAWWPSIVLVVLLCGIKEDSALFVIWFGVACAVWRDRRMGIAICAVGLVTILTYWSIETLAGVRPNDPPYGWGVHDVSGKFTLIALLLAPFAFAPVGAGRWLLLSAPLLAEIVFMQPWNYEPSRIGSHYVAPLLAAASVAAVVGLRRFPKLVPAVIPCALIVTLVIFSDTALRPGRWPYVVDWNAYRQAEAVRDGSAPALLPRREEGVWAVAAANPQVRLDLRHDPAFVACPAYDTDAGAFFRSLRGEMPAHLCGGVPVR; encoded by the coding sequence ATGCGAGCGGTGTTTTGGGCCGTCGTCGCATTCATCGTGGTGTTCGTTGCATACGACCTCAACAAACTCTACGCGCTCCGATACGGCGCCGATCTCGGGATCTATCTGCAGACCCTCGTGAACTGGCGCCACGGCTCGACGTTTAACTACGGCGAGTGGCGCCCGCACCTGCAAGTGCACGAATCTTGGGCACTGATCGCGTTGGTTCCACTCCTCGCCCTCATTCCGCGGGCCGAAACGCTGCTTGCGGTGCAGGTGGTCGCGGTAGCATCTGCGGCGATTCCGTTAGCCCTCCTCGCTCGCCAACTCGGGTTGTCGTCGCGAGCGGCTACCGTCGTGGCCGTTGCATATTTGTTGACGCCATCGGCGCAAGGTCTTGCGTACGATAATTTCTCGGAGAACGTATTCGTGCCGGTGTTGGCGCTCGGAGCGGCGTTAGCGGTCGTTCGCCGCGCGTGGTGGCCATCGATCGTTCTCGTCGTGTTGCTATGCGGTATCAAAGAAGATTCCGCGCTGTTCGTCATTTGGTTCGGGGTCGCGTGTGCGGTATGGCGCGACCGGCGAATGGGAATCGCCATTTGCGCGGTGGGTCTGGTGACGATTCTAACGTATTGGTCGATCGAAACGCTGGCCGGGGTTCGGCCGAACGATCCGCCGTACGGCTGGGGCGTGCACGATGTGAGCGGTAAGTTCACCTTGATCGCGTTGCTGCTCGCGCCGTTTGCGTTCGCGCCGGTCGGCGCCGGACGCTGGTTGTTGTTGAGCGCACCGCTGTTAGCCGAGATCGTCTTCATGCAGCCGTGGAACTACGAACCTAGTCGAATCGGTTCGCATTACGTCGCTCCGCTCTTGGCGGCCGCCTCGGTTGCTGCCGTCGTAGGTTTGCGGCGCTTTCCGAAGCTCGTGCCGGCGGTTATTCCTTGCGCGCTGATCGTCACGTTGGTTATCTTTAGCGACACCGCGCTGCGACCGGGACGATGGCCGTACGTCGTCGATTGGAACGCATACCGCCAGGCCGAAGCGGTGCGCGACGGATCCGCCCCGGCACTATTGCCGCGGCGAGAAGAGGGCGTGTGGGCCGTCGCTGCGGCCAACCCGCAGGTGCGGCTCGATTTGCGACACGATCCGGCGTTCGTTGCATGTCCGGCCTACGACACCGATGCCGGCGCATTCTTCCGAAGCCTGCGCGGCGAGATGCCGGCCCATCTGTGTGGCGGCGTTCCGGTACGATGA
- a CDS encoding glycosyltransferase, with translation MNVALVHDYLNQRGGAERVFATIAKEWPDAPIYTSLYDESAVGDLIPRERVRTSYLARVPFAGKYFRALAPFYPRAFEAFDLSGYDTIISSTTSWAKGVIVPPGSVHICYTNTVSRFAFAYDDYVGGFGRSSGNQLLPMLARPVVRRLVAWDKLAAQRPTAYVANSRNVAERIRRYYERDADVLHCPVELDRFTVGRGSGDYFLIASRLLPYKRIDLAIRAAQSAGVRLLVAGTGPAQAELRALARDSTTTLLGYVEDGELNALMGDARAAILPGEEDFGLLPLEAAAAGRPVVALRRGGALETVVDGVTGTFFDDPTPESLAGVLRSFDATRYDPQMLRAHAERFAPQTFSRELRAIVERVRASGR, from the coding sequence CTGAACGTCGCACTCGTTCACGACTACCTGAACCAGCGCGGCGGAGCCGAACGCGTTTTTGCCACCATCGCCAAAGAGTGGCCGGACGCCCCGATTTACACATCGCTCTACGACGAGTCCGCGGTCGGCGATTTGATTCCGCGCGAACGGGTTCGAACGTCGTATCTGGCGCGCGTTCCGTTCGCCGGGAAGTATTTTCGGGCGCTGGCACCGTTCTATCCCCGGGCTTTCGAAGCGTTCGACCTTTCGGGTTATGACACGATTATCAGTTCGACCACATCGTGGGCGAAAGGTGTGATCGTTCCGCCGGGGAGCGTACACATCTGTTATACGAATACCGTGAGCCGCTTTGCGTTTGCGTACGACGATTACGTCGGCGGTTTCGGCCGTTCCAGCGGCAACCAGCTCTTGCCCATGCTGGCTCGGCCGGTCGTGCGACGCCTCGTCGCCTGGGATAAGCTTGCGGCGCAACGCCCGACTGCGTACGTTGCTAATTCTCGCAATGTGGCAGAGCGCATCCGCCGCTACTACGAACGCGATGCCGACGTGCTGCACTGTCCGGTCGAGCTCGACAGGTTTACCGTCGGACGCGGGTCCGGCGACTATTTTTTGATCGCTTCGCGGCTGCTTCCGTACAAACGCATCGATCTCGCAATTCGGGCGGCGCAGTCGGCCGGCGTACGGCTGTTGGTGGCCGGAACCGGACCCGCGCAAGCGGAGCTGCGCGCGTTAGCTCGCGATTCGACGACGACGTTGCTAGGATACGTCGAAGATGGCGAGTTGAACGCACTGATGGGCGACGCTCGCGCGGCGATCTTGCCGGGCGAGGAAGATTTTGGGCTATTGCCGCTCGAGGCTGCCGCCGCCGGACGGCCGGTAGTCGCATTGCGTCGCGGCGGGGCGCTCGAAACGGTCGTCGACGGCGTGACCGGAACGTTTTTTGACGATCCTACGCCCGAGTCACTGGCTGGGGTGTTGCGTTCCTTCGACGCCACGCGCTACGATCCGCAAATGTTGCGTGCGCACGCCGAGCGATTCGCTCCACAAACGTTTTCGCGGGAACTGCGGGCGATCGTCGAGCGCGTTCGCGCGAGCGGTCGCTAA
- a CDS encoding insulinase family protein, translated as MKSLIAVTLFATLATTFPSSAAAAADATQPAVVRQGGVAIVSQSDPQAALVGVEVVIPAGLDRQTLRQNGLAALVAQTILQTPVTVAGASPVPLERAIAASGGSIRFAIDPDNVHFYVEALAQDAPAVLAMFRQALTAPDFAPATVVDARTALSTKLAQSAQYSQYALQVGVDMLNQASSTQANAGFPALGTRTSLAQLVPSDAAAFYRTYYRRGGALVSAVGRLDALGAADLSSLASALPDGTTSVVTTHVAPLQGASREVIAHRDIAAPWLIAQYPAPDVASRDFGPMLVLSAFLRRTLSDIAQVPGVVSPTFMSRAVGADYAYDRAPAHLVLYVNGGIGNPTRTFATALSVVSVLAATRLQGSIDQFKAQAAGDFATGATTLETRAWLAAVFARGDASPDFLNRALQAISNTTPGDVQRVARLYLGNPTIALVLPRDESTHN; from the coding sequence GTGAAGAGCCTGATCGCGGTGACGTTATTCGCCACACTTGCGACGACGTTTCCCTCGAGCGCCGCTGCCGCGGCGGATGCGACGCAGCCTGCGGTGGTCCGCCAAGGCGGCGTCGCGATCGTGAGTCAAAGCGACCCGCAAGCCGCACTGGTCGGCGTCGAGGTGGTCATCCCGGCCGGGCTCGACCGACAAACCCTTCGCCAGAACGGACTGGCGGCATTGGTCGCGCAAACGATTTTGCAGACGCCGGTGACCGTCGCCGGCGCGTCGCCCGTTCCGCTCGAACGAGCGATTGCGGCGAGCGGTGGATCGATTCGATTTGCGATCGATCCGGATAACGTTCATTTCTACGTCGAAGCGCTCGCGCAAGACGCGCCGGCGGTGCTTGCGATGTTCCGTCAGGCGTTGACCGCACCGGATTTTGCGCCGGCGACCGTCGTCGATGCGCGCACGGCGTTGTCGACGAAGCTCGCACAGTCGGCACAGTATTCGCAATACGCACTGCAGGTCGGCGTCGATATGCTCAATCAGGCCTCTTCGACGCAGGCGAATGCCGGCTTTCCCGCGCTCGGAACGCGCACTTCGTTGGCCCAACTGGTTCCGTCCGACGCTGCGGCATTTTACCGTACATACTATCGGCGCGGCGGAGCGCTGGTGAGCGCGGTCGGTCGCCTCGACGCGCTGGGCGCAGCCGATCTGAGTTCGCTCGCATCGGCCTTACCCGACGGCACTACGTCGGTCGTTACGACGCACGTTGCTCCCCTGCAGGGAGCATCGCGCGAAGTGATCGCGCACCGCGACATCGCCGCGCCTTGGTTGATCGCTCAGTATCCCGCCCCCGACGTGGCTAGCCGCGATTTCGGGCCGATGCTGGTGTTGTCTGCATTTCTGCGGCGCACGCTATCGGATATCGCGCAAGTGCCGGGCGTCGTTTCTCCTACCTTCATGTCGAGGGCGGTTGGAGCCGATTATGCCTACGATCGGGCACCCGCCCATCTCGTGTTGTACGTCAACGGTGGCATCGGAAATCCGACGCGTACGTTCGCGACCGCGTTGTCGGTCGTGAGCGTGTTGGCGGCGACGCGCCTGCAAGGATCGATCGACCAGTTTAAGGCGCAAGCCGCCGGCGATTTCGCAACCGGCGCGACGACGTTGGAAACCCGCGCGTGGCTAGCCGCCGTCTTCGCACGCGGCGATGCATCGCCCGACTTCTTGAATCGCGCGCTACAGGCAATCTCCAATACCACCCCTGGCGACGTGCAACGCGTTGCGCGGTTGTATCTGGGCAATCCGACCATCGCGTTGGTCTTGCCGCGGGACGAAAGCACGCACAACTGA
- the ftsH gene encoding ATP-dependent zinc metalloprotease FtsH, with protein sequence MSKNLRSIILIILAIVAVFVIVEKFVQPSEGATRLDYGTFYQKLEAGQVQSFHAVGLAATGDLSSGAKYTVSVPNVDQTFVDNVYRKVKSGAISFEQQSNGGLFTSLMSLAPLVVMVALLFFILRQAQSGGSQALSFGRSRAKMQSENRPKVTFADVAGVDEAKEELAEIVDFLKYPKKYQAVGARIPKGVLLLGPPGTGKTLLARAIAGEAGVPFLSISGSDFVEMFVGVGASRVRDLFDQAKKSAPCIVFIDEIDAVGRQRGAGLGGGHDEREQTLNQLLVEMDGFDQNTGVILIAATNRADVLDPALLRPGRFDRQVVVDRADFRGREKILEVHARNKPLGKEVSLTTLAKRTPGFSGADLENLLNEAALLAARRNKSTIEMHECDEAIDRVMVGPERKSLIMSPREKETTAFHESGHALLGGLLDKSDPIHKVTIIPRGMALGLTWSLPEDDRHSRTREELIAQITMALGGRLAEEIKFGDVTTGASNDFEKATELARRMVTQYGMSELGPIQYGRGAHQVFLGRDFGDERSYSEEIASKIDAQVRAIIESAYSNGKQLLETNWSKVERMVESLLEYETVDAEEVRAILENRPFDRPAAELTPPAGADVERLPSDELKRAEKPKRLPPNISPEPA encoded by the coding sequence GTGAGCAAGAATCTCCGCTCGATCATTCTGATCATCCTGGCAATCGTAGCCGTGTTCGTCATCGTAGAAAAATTCGTGCAGCCTAGTGAAGGCGCCACGCGATTAGATTACGGCACGTTCTACCAGAAGCTCGAGGCTGGCCAAGTGCAGTCGTTTCACGCGGTCGGTTTGGCCGCGACCGGCGATCTGTCCAGTGGCGCCAAATATACGGTATCGGTACCGAACGTCGATCAAACGTTCGTGGACAACGTGTATCGTAAGGTCAAGAGCGGCGCGATCAGTTTCGAGCAGCAAAGTAATGGCGGACTGTTTACGAGCCTGATGTCGCTCGCGCCATTGGTCGTGATGGTAGCGCTGCTGTTCTTCATCTTGCGCCAGGCGCAAAGCGGCGGGAGTCAAGCGTTGTCGTTCGGCCGATCGCGCGCCAAGATGCAGTCGGAGAATCGCCCCAAGGTAACGTTCGCGGATGTTGCCGGCGTGGACGAAGCCAAAGAAGAGCTTGCCGAAATCGTCGACTTCTTGAAGTACCCGAAAAAATATCAAGCGGTCGGCGCGCGAATACCCAAGGGCGTGTTGCTGCTCGGTCCGCCGGGCACCGGTAAGACGCTTCTGGCGCGCGCGATCGCAGGCGAAGCCGGCGTACCGTTTCTGTCGATCTCGGGTTCGGATTTCGTCGAGATGTTCGTGGGCGTCGGCGCCTCGCGCGTTCGCGATCTCTTCGACCAAGCAAAGAAATCGGCTCCGTGCATCGTCTTCATCGACGAAATCGACGCCGTCGGACGCCAGCGTGGCGCCGGCTTGGGCGGCGGCCACGACGAGCGCGAACAGACGCTCAATCAGTTGCTGGTTGAGATGGATGGATTCGATCAAAACACCGGCGTGATTCTGATCGCGGCGACCAACCGCGCCGACGTGCTGGATCCCGCGCTGCTTCGGCCCGGGCGCTTCGACCGTCAAGTCGTCGTCGACCGCGCCGACTTCAGAGGCCGCGAGAAGATTCTGGAAGTGCACGCCCGCAATAAACCGTTGGGCAAAGAAGTGTCGTTGACGACGCTGGCTAAGCGCACGCCGGGTTTCTCGGGAGCGGATCTTGAGAACTTGCTCAACGAAGCCGCCTTGCTGGCGGCTCGGCGGAACAAAAGTACGATCGAGATGCACGAGTGCGACGAAGCGATCGATCGCGTAATGGTCGGGCCCGAGCGCAAGTCGCTAATCATGTCGCCGCGCGAAAAGGAAACGACCGCGTTTCACGAGTCGGGCCACGCGTTGCTCGGCGGGTTGCTCGATAAATCGGATCCGATTCACAAAGTCACCATTATCCCGCGAGGAATGGCGTTGGGTCTCACCTGGTCGCTGCCCGAGGACGACCGTCATAGCCGCACCCGCGAAGAGTTGATCGCGCAGATCACGATGGCGCTGGGCGGACGTTTGGCCGAAGAGATCAAGTTTGGCGACGTCACGACGGGCGCCAGCAACGACTTCGAAAAAGCCACCGAGCTGGCGCGCCGTATGGTGACGCAATACGGCATGAGCGAACTCGGGCCGATTCAGTATGGCCGCGGCGCGCATCAAGTCTTCTTAGGCCGCGACTTCGGCGACGAACGCAGCTACTCGGAAGAAATCGCCAGCAAGATCGACGCACAAGTGCGGGCGATCATCGAGTCGGCATATTCGAACGGCAAGCAGCTGCTCGAGACCAACTGGAGCAAAGTCGAGCGGATGGTCGAGTCGCTGCTCGAGTACGAAACGGTCGATGCCGAGGAGGTTCGAGCGATTCTAGAAAACCGGCCCTTCGATCGTCCGGCCGCCGAACTGACGCCGCCCGCCGGCGCCGACGTCGAACGGTTGCCGTCCGACGAGCTCAAGCGCGCCGAAAAACCGAAGCGGCTCCCGCCGAACATATCGCCGGAACCGGCATGA
- the tilS gene encoding tRNA lysidine(34) synthetase TilS produces MRGARPEQALVDAIVRDGVLRPNERLIVACSGGPDSIALAWTLAAARPLELDIRLVYVDHARRRSSLQDECVVANASAVLGIPFETASLDGTAASEAQLRHARYEALLNVARRTGARAVVTAHHAEDQSETVLLALFRGSGAAGLAGMPARRLLAGSIDLVRPLLAHSAAELRAFCHDAGAPYAVDPTNSDGSIARNGVREALTALRPLFPQLDRAVSRAAAIAADEAVGSQRAALRRHVRALVEAECGLDDVDFEHVEAAVRALERRASGRFLLKAGIELEVSDGEISAVKPAPRGVGERKPRVT; encoded by the coding sequence GTGAGGGGAGCGCGTCCGGAGCAAGCGCTGGTCGACGCGATCGTTCGCGATGGCGTCCTCCGCCCGAACGAACGGCTGATCGTCGCCTGCAGCGGTGGTCCCGATTCGATCGCGTTGGCGTGGACGTTAGCGGCGGCGCGGCCGCTCGAACTCGATATTCGGTTGGTCTACGTCGACCACGCCCGCAGACGCTCGTCGCTGCAAGACGAATGCGTGGTCGCGAATGCGTCGGCCGTACTCGGGATCCCGTTCGAAACGGCGTCTCTCGACGGAACCGCGGCCAGCGAAGCCCAGTTGCGCCACGCCCGCTACGAGGCATTGCTCAACGTGGCGCGACGCACCGGCGCTCGTGCTGTCGTTACCGCCCACCATGCCGAGGATCAGAGCGAGACCGTTCTACTGGCGCTCTTTAGAGGAAGCGGTGCGGCTGGTTTAGCGGGTATGCCTGCCCGCCGCTTACTTGCGGGCTCGATCGACCTCGTGCGCCCGCTCCTCGCCCACAGTGCCGCCGAACTGCGTGCGTTCTGTCACGATGCGGGTGCGCCGTACGCGGTCGATCCGACGAACTCCGACGGCAGTATCGCCCGTAACGGCGTGCGCGAGGCGTTGACCGCCCTGCGTCCGCTGTTCCCACAGCTCGATCGTGCGGTTTCGAGAGCCGCAGCCATCGCCGCCGACGAGGCGGTAGGCTCGCAGCGAGCGGCATTGCGCCGCCACGTTCGCGCCCTCGTGGAGGCTGAATGCGGCCTGGACGATGTCGATTTCGAGCACGTCGAGGCTGCGGTTCGAGCGCTCGAGCGCAGAGCGAGCGGGCGCTTTCTTCTAAAGGCCGGCATCGAGCTCGAAGTGAGCGATGGCGAGATTTCCGCGGTAAAACCCGCGCCGCGAGGCGTGGGCGAACGGAAACCGCGGGTAACGTAG
- the smpB gene encoding SsrA-binding protein SmpB: MKSKQQRQATAEKRNTATPTLDNRRARHEYEILESLEAGLVLTGTEIKSIRAGGASLNEAYARVRDGEAWLMGMHIAGYKEGSFSNVEANRPRKLLLHKEQIEHFHSRVGEKGLTIVPLRLYFTRGKVKVQLGLARGKKLWDKRADIAKRDVERDIARQMR, from the coding sequence GTGAAATCCAAACAGCAACGACAAGCTACCGCCGAGAAGCGGAACACCGCGACGCCAACGCTCGACAATCGTCGCGCTCGCCATGAATACGAAATTCTCGAGTCGCTCGAAGCCGGACTGGTGCTAACCGGAACCGAGATTAAATCGATTCGCGCGGGCGGTGCGAGTTTAAACGAAGCGTACGCTCGAGTTCGCGACGGTGAAGCCTGGCTGATGGGCATGCACATCGCCGGCTACAAAGAGGGAAGCTTCTCGAACGTCGAGGCCAACCGGCCGCGCAAACTGTTACTCCACAAGGAACAGATCGAGCACTTTCACAGCCGCGTCGGCGAAAAGGGCCTGACGATCGTTCCGTTGCGACTCTACTTTACGCGCGGGAAAGTCAAGGTGCAACTTGGATTGGCCCGAGGTAAAAAGTTGTGGGATAAGCGCGCGGACATCGCAAAGCGCGACGTCGAACGCGACATCGCGCGCCAGATGCGGTGA
- a CDS encoding PaaI family thioesterase → MSDVPFDDGNCFACGPDNPVGLHLHFDVDGDHVAAKVRLASNYQGWRDIAHGGIVMALLDEAMAHAAGFAGHRGVTASVKVRFRRPVPIDRTVDVRGRVTWHRRNVLGVEATILEAGVVLAQAEGSFVSRGSLDAVDDRRNPLS, encoded by the coding sequence TTGAGCGACGTTCCGTTCGACGACGGCAATTGTTTTGCGTGCGGGCCGGACAACCCGGTCGGCTTGCATTTGCATTTCGACGTCGACGGAGACCACGTTGCCGCGAAGGTCCGTCTTGCGTCGAACTATCAAGGCTGGCGCGATATCGCGCACGGCGGAATCGTCATGGCGCTGCTCGACGAAGCGATGGCGCATGCCGCCGGATTTGCCGGACATCGCGGCGTGACGGCCAGTGTCAAGGTTCGCTTTCGCCGGCCCGTTCCGATCGATCGCACGGTCGACGTTCGCGGCCGGGTGACGTGGCATCGGCGCAACGTGCTGGGCGTCGAGGCGACCATTCTCGAAGCGGGCGTGGTCCTCGCGCAAGCCGAGGGCAGTTTCGTATCGCGAGGTTCGCTGGATGCCGTCGACGACAGGCGTAATCCACTGTCGTGA
- a CDS encoding metallophosphoesterase family protein codes for MTHAIVSDVHGNLESLERALSFVREDDELLCLGDCVGYGPNPNECVTLLRERVRHGVIGNHDLAALENYGTEYFNDAARAAIEWTQKMLTPESRSWLDALPYELRFPDFLLVHGAPVHYFEYILDKRTASRAFDWTDAPLVFVGHTHIAEYWVREKDGTIGHRHMQHGGELILEEGCRYIVDVGSVGQPRDLNPNPSMVRFDAEARRVEWIRYAYPVADVQTKIREANLPEYLADRLEAGR; via the coding sequence GTGACGCACGCCATCGTCTCGGACGTTCATGGGAACCTGGAGTCGCTCGAGCGCGCATTGAGCTTCGTTCGCGAAGACGACGAATTGCTGTGTTTGGGCGATTGCGTCGGATACGGCCCGAATCCGAATGAGTGCGTGACGTTATTGCGCGAGCGAGTGCGGCACGGCGTTATCGGCAATCACGATCTCGCGGCGCTCGAAAACTACGGCACCGAATATTTCAACGACGCAGCGCGTGCGGCGATCGAGTGGACGCAAAAAATGTTGACGCCCGAAAGCCGGTCGTGGCTCGACGCGTTACCGTACGAGCTGCGGTTTCCGGATTTTCTTTTGGTGCATGGCGCGCCGGTCCATTACTTCGAGTACATTCTCGACAAACGAACGGCGTCGCGCGCCTTCGACTGGACCGACGCTCCGCTGGTGTTCGTCGGACACACGCACATCGCCGAGTATTGGGTGCGCGAAAAGGACGGAACCATCGGTCATCGGCACATGCAGCACGGCGGCGAACTCATTCTGGAAGAAGGCTGCCGGTATATCGTAGACGTCGGAAGCGTCGGCCAGCCGCGCGATCTGAATCCAAATCCGTCGATGGTGCGGTTCGACGCCGAGGCCCGGCGGGTCGAATGGATTCGCTACGCGTATCCGGTGGCCGACGTGCAAACGAAAATTCGCGAAGCGAACCTTCCCGAGTATCTCGCCGACCGGTTGGAGGCGGGGCGTTGA
- a CDS encoding aminotransferase class I/II-fold pyridoxal phosphate-dependent enzyme has product MNVRQTQRPMPRPTAAVEAIPPTTPFVGPEELMRSLGRTEVVRLGANESSFGISSGALAAMTAELPRLSWYGDPESLDLRDALAAKHRCRPSQVLVGAGIDDVMGLAVRAFVGAGGVAVATRGTYPTFAYHVTGYGGTIASVDYRADGTVDLDALLDLAATRVPSLVYCANPDNPGGRFHGRETMARFAQALPAETLLLLDEAYADFVDADELLGPEIDDRIVRLRTFSKAYGMAGARIGYALASERNASIFQKIRLHYGVNRNAQIGALASLHDATFHRWVLEQTAAARADYYALARRLGLGYIESRTNFVCFDLETVERANAVVARLLERGVWIRKPGLPPLDRFVRVSAGTPPMREAFADAFAGVLEKL; this is encoded by the coding sequence ATGAACGTGCGCCAAACCCAGCGGCCCATGCCGCGCCCCACCGCCGCCGTCGAGGCGATTCCACCGACGACGCCGTTCGTCGGCCCCGAAGAACTGATGCGGTCGCTGGGCCGCACCGAGGTCGTGCGTCTCGGCGCGAACGAGAGTTCGTTTGGAATTTCATCGGGTGCGCTTGCAGCGATGACCGCCGAGTTACCGCGCCTCAGCTGGTACGGCGACCCCGAGTCGCTGGATCTGCGCGATGCGCTGGCCGCTAAACACCGTTGCCGTCCTTCGCAAGTGCTGGTCGGCGCGGGCATCGATGACGTAATGGGCCTGGCCGTACGCGCCTTCGTCGGTGCGGGCGGCGTCGCCGTCGCGACGCGCGGGACGTATCCGACGTTCGCATATCACGTGACGGGTTACGGCGGAACGATCGCGTCCGTCGACTATCGCGCCGACGGCACGGTCGACCTCGACGCGCTATTAGATCTGGCGGCAACGCGCGTGCCGTCGCTGGTGTATTGCGCGAACCCGGATAATCCCGGAGGCCGTTTTCACGGCCGCGAAACGATGGCGCGGTTCGCTCAAGCGTTACCTGCGGAAACGTTGTTGCTGCTCGACGAAGCGTACGCGGATTTCGTGGACGCGGACGAACTGCTGGGTCCGGAGATCGACGATCGAATCGTGCGTTTGCGCACATTTTCGAAAGCCTACGGGATGGCCGGCGCTCGAATCGGATACGCGCTCGCATCCGAGCGCAACGCGAGCATTTTTCAGAAGATCCGCTTACACTACGGCGTCAATCGCAACGCGCAGATCGGCGCGCTCGCGTCGCTGCACGACGCAACGTTCCATCGCTGGGTGTTGGAGCAAACCGCCGCCGCGCGCGCCGATTACTACGCGCTGGCGCGACGCCTCGGTTTGGGGTATATAGAGTCGCGCACCAACTTCGTTTGCTTCGACCTCGAAACCGTCGAACGCGCGAATGCGGTTGTCGCGCGGTTGCTCGAACGCGGCGTTTGGATTCGAAAGCCGGGTTTGCCGCCGCTAGACCGTTTCGTGCGCGTCAGTGCGGGAACGCCGCCGATGCGAGAAGCCTTTGCGGACGCCTTTGCCGGCGTGCTGGAGAAGTTGTGA